The proteins below are encoded in one region of Bremerella sp. P1:
- the aat gene encoding leucyl/phenylalanyl-tRNA--protein transferase: MASRFFPPAEQADENDLVMVGGRLSSEWLLDAYRHGIFPWPMWGDWMPMTWFSLDPRAIMPLDGLYVSKRLKRTIRSGKFQVTCDTAFRDVMEGCSKPRHKKDGTWITSAMLKAYCKLHEEGHAHSVEVWHEGELAGGIYGVAIGGLFAGESMFHTVRDASKIALAALVSHLNQRGYKLFDIQQWTEHTGSMGAIEISRSDYLTLLENVVDLPVTFGDQLCEIKYFGSSLAD; this comes from the coding sequence TTGGCTTCCCGCTTTTTTCCTCCTGCCGAACAAGCCGATGAAAACGACCTGGTCATGGTGGGTGGTCGCCTCTCCTCGGAATGGCTTTTAGACGCCTATCGTCACGGGATATTCCCCTGGCCAATGTGGGGCGATTGGATGCCGATGACATGGTTCTCGCTAGATCCGCGAGCCATTATGCCGTTGGATGGACTCTATGTGAGCAAGCGACTGAAGCGAACCATCCGTAGCGGAAAGTTTCAGGTGACCTGCGACACGGCCTTTCGCGATGTTATGGAAGGATGCTCGAAACCACGGCATAAGAAAGATGGCACGTGGATCACGTCTGCCATGCTGAAGGCCTACTGCAAACTGCACGAGGAAGGCCATGCCCACAGTGTTGAGGTGTGGCACGAAGGGGAATTGGCCGGCGGTATCTACGGCGTTGCGATTGGAGGGCTATTCGCCGGAGAGTCGATGTTTCACACTGTCCGAGATGCGTCGAAGATCGCCTTGGCGGCGCTCGTTTCCCACTTGAATCAACGCGGATACAAGCTATTCGATATTCAACAGTGGACCGAACATACCGGCAGCATGGGGGCGATCGAAATCTCGCGGAGCGATTACCTAACGCTTCTTGAGAACGTGGTCGATCTTCCTGTGACCTTTGGCGATCAGCTCTGCGAAATCAAGTATTTCGGTTCGTCCCTAGCCGACTAA
- the dnaG gene encoding DNA primase yields MLPRATEGTAQNVELGLSGDRKEDAITPTFLGHRVPAKPWKEVQRLAFPPDNDVKEQVRAASDIVDVLGGYLNLRRQGRGYVALCPWHDDSRPSFQVNPQRQSWRCWVCGIGGDVFSFVMRRESIEFREALELLAERANIALPSHGPVAPAGSPDDKKYQYNALAWAERLFHELLLNDPIADEARRYLHDRGMTKEAIHRFHIGFSPNDWQWLCNKSNQSEYTQAVLEKVGLIGQSQGGRMYDRFKGRVIFPIRDVQSRPIAFGGRILPAYADEKSAKYVNSPETRLFSKSDNVYALDMARDHITNSKKVIVVEGYTDVIALHEAGVKNAVAVLGTALGPRHIQLLRRYADTVYLVLDGDDAGQKRTSEVLELFIAQQVDLRICTLPEKLDPCDFVQQQGAEAFRAHLAKSLDALEHKIRISTAGIDLANDLHGANDALEDVLNTLAKAPNLAAETSSEVRLREHQFLARIARQFQVAESELRTRLSSLRKASSTKQQRPVSYDEVPVVTQKMYRIGDLDNWDRTLLELMLALPETIEWCLDEIGPDELISEGAKAIYQVIKSRNDAHEDCGFPGILDSIENESLRFLLIELDESAASRGFGEPDEELKRIVAAYRTRHEDRFEGQQVASMQQKQVSPEEELDLLKQIVEQKRNRQGISFPTDG; encoded by the coding sequence TTGCTTCCACGTGCTACGGAAGGCACGGCCCAGAATGTCGAACTCGGGCTGAGTGGTGATCGCAAGGAAGACGCAATCACGCCGACATTTCTCGGGCATAGGGTTCCCGCAAAACCCTGGAAGGAAGTCCAAAGGTTGGCTTTTCCCCCAGACAATGACGTAAAAGAACAGGTGCGAGCCGCCTCGGACATCGTAGATGTCTTGGGTGGATACCTGAATCTGAGACGGCAAGGGCGTGGCTACGTCGCTTTGTGCCCCTGGCACGACGACAGTCGCCCAAGCTTTCAGGTCAATCCGCAGCGCCAATCGTGGCGATGCTGGGTTTGCGGTATCGGTGGCGACGTCTTTAGCTTCGTCATGCGTCGCGAGTCGATCGAGTTTCGAGAAGCTCTTGAACTATTAGCTGAACGAGCCAATATCGCCCTGCCTTCTCATGGACCGGTCGCCCCGGCTGGCAGTCCGGACGACAAAAAGTACCAATACAATGCGTTGGCCTGGGCAGAACGGTTGTTCCACGAACTGCTGTTGAACGATCCGATCGCCGACGAAGCACGCCGTTATCTGCACGATCGCGGAATGACCAAGGAAGCCATTCACCGCTTTCATATCGGTTTCTCGCCCAACGATTGGCAGTGGCTCTGCAACAAGTCGAATCAAAGCGAATACACCCAGGCCGTGCTGGAAAAGGTCGGGCTGATTGGTCAGTCGCAAGGCGGTCGTATGTACGATCGCTTCAAGGGCCGCGTGATCTTCCCGATCCGCGACGTTCAAAGCCGCCCGATCGCGTTTGGTGGACGAATTTTGCCGGCCTATGCCGATGAGAAGTCGGCCAAGTACGTCAATTCACCCGAAACAAGACTCTTCTCCAAGAGCGACAACGTCTACGCATTGGACATGGCTCGCGACCACATCACCAACAGCAAGAAGGTGATCGTCGTCGAAGGATACACCGATGTGATTGCCTTGCACGAAGCTGGCGTAAAGAACGCGGTGGCCGTGCTGGGGACTGCACTTGGTCCGCGCCATATTCAGCTGTTGCGTCGCTATGCCGACACGGTTTACCTCGTGCTCGACGGCGACGATGCTGGCCAGAAACGAACCAGCGAAGTTCTGGAATTGTTCATTGCTCAGCAGGTCGACCTGCGTATTTGCACGCTGCCTGAAAAGCTCGATCCGTGTGACTTCGTCCAGCAGCAGGGTGCCGAAGCGTTTCGTGCTCATTTGGCCAAATCGCTCGACGCCTTGGAACATAAGATTCGCATTTCCACGGCCGGGATCGATCTGGCCAACGATCTTCACGGGGCCAACGATGCCCTGGAAGACGTACTCAATACGCTGGCAAAGGCGCCGAACCTGGCCGCGGAAACGTCGTCGGAAGTACGACTTCGCGAGCATCAGTTCCTGGCCCGAATTGCCCGTCAATTTCAAGTGGCCGAGTCGGAACTTCGTACACGGTTGTCGTCCCTGCGAAAGGCCTCAAGCACCAAGCAGCAGCGACCAGTTTCGTATGATGAAGTGCCGGTTGTGACACAGAAGATGTATCGCATTGGTGATCTCGACAACTGGGATCGCACGCTGCTCGAGTTGATGTTGGCTCTGCCGGAAACGATTGAGTGGTGTCTCGACGAGATCGGCCCAGACGAGCTGATCAGCGAAGGGGCGAAAGCCATTTACCAAGTCATTAAGTCCCGTAACGATGCCCACGAGGATTGTGGCTTCCCCGGGATTTTAGATTCGATCGAGAATGAATCATTACGGTTCTTATTGATCGAACTCGATGAGTCGGCCGCGTCGCGAGGATTTGGCGAGCCCGACGAAGAACTCAAACGCATCGTCGCTGCCTATCGAACGCGTCATGAAGATCGCTTCGAAGGACAACAGGTCGCCTCGATGCAACAGAAACAGGTTTCCCCTGAGGAGGAGCTCGACCTCCTGAAACAGATCGTCGAGCAAAAAAGAAATCGCCAGGGTATTTCCTTTCCCACGGATGGGTAG
- a CDS encoding sigma-70 family RNA polymerase sigma factor has protein sequence MEFADQELAVLLEKGKSQGWLTYDEVNNYLPDEASGSEKLDSLLTELENRGIELVTDPPEDDFDDAPATKAPSAREFAEALDEDGGSETFASEEITKSSDDPIRMYLSQMASIPLLSRTEEIALAKKIEITRKQFRRLVLGCDFALRHTVEILEKVHRGELPFDRTIKVSLTENLTKEQIQGRMPHNLKTLRVMLEENRRDFQRLLRKSTPRDERLAARKRFIRRRQKCLQLVEELSLRTRRVIPVMSQLEDFADRMEEIRARLELIRDMPAAKDERANLRKELRDLMLLTLESPRSLRTRCDKFRKQFDQYEGVKRELSSGNLRLVVSIAKKYRNRGLSFLDLIQEGNTGLMRAVDKYEYRRGFKFSTYATWWIRQAITRAIADQARTIRIPVHMIDVLSKLRNVQKRLLQELRREPTMEEISRRSEIPVEEVRRVMDIGRHPVSLDRPIGESEDSSFGEFIEDGHEETPIRKASNEILRDKIGGLLKTLTYREREIIKLRYGLQDGYTYTLEEVGRIFKVTRERVRQIEAKAVRKLQHPVRSQQLAGFLHTADAA, from the coding sequence ATGGAATTTGCCGATCAAGAATTGGCCGTACTTCTGGAAAAAGGCAAGTCGCAAGGTTGGTTGACGTACGATGAAGTCAACAACTATCTCCCGGATGAAGCCAGCGGAAGCGAAAAGCTAGACTCTCTGCTGACCGAGCTCGAAAACCGCGGCATCGAGTTGGTTACCGATCCTCCGGAAGACGATTTTGACGACGCCCCGGCAACCAAGGCCCCCTCTGCTCGCGAATTTGCAGAAGCCCTGGACGAAGATGGCGGCTCCGAAACCTTCGCTTCCGAAGAAATCACTAAGAGCAGCGACGATCCGATTCGGATGTACCTGTCGCAAATGGCTTCGATTCCGCTGCTTTCTCGCACCGAAGAAATCGCCCTGGCCAAGAAGATCGAAATAACCCGTAAGCAGTTCCGCCGCCTGGTGCTGGGTTGCGACTTTGCTTTGCGTCACACGGTGGAAATCCTGGAAAAGGTGCACCGTGGTGAGCTGCCGTTCGATCGCACCATCAAGGTTTCGCTGACGGAAAACCTGACCAAGGAACAAATTCAGGGACGCATGCCGCATAACCTGAAGACGCTGCGGGTGATGTTGGAAGAAAATCGCCGCGACTTCCAACGTCTGCTTCGCAAGAGCACGCCACGTGACGAACGCCTGGCTGCTCGCAAGCGATTCATTCGTCGCCGTCAAAAGTGTCTGCAACTGGTCGAAGAGCTTTCGCTGCGAACACGCCGGGTGATTCCCGTGATGAGCCAGCTGGAAGACTTCGCCGATCGTATGGAAGAAATTCGCGCACGTCTGGAACTCATCCGCGACATGCCGGCAGCCAAGGACGAGCGAGCAAATCTGCGAAAAGAACTTCGCGACCTGATGCTGCTGACGCTGGAAAGCCCACGCAGCCTGCGGACCCGTTGCGACAAGTTTCGTAAGCAATTCGATCAATACGAAGGCGTCAAGCGCGAACTGTCCAGCGGTAACCTGCGGCTGGTCGTTTCGATTGCTAAGAAGTATCGCAACCGTGGTTTGAGCTTTCTGGATTTAATTCAAGAAGGCAACACCGGCCTGATGCGTGCTGTAGATAAGTACGAGTACCGCCGCGGCTTTAAGTTCTCGACGTACGCCACCTGGTGGATTCGTCAGGCCATCACCCGTGCGATCGCCGATCAGGCTCGTACGATTCGTATCCCGGTACACATGATCGACGTGCTATCGAAGCTTCGTAACGTGCAGAAACGTCTGCTTCAGGAACTACGCCGAGAACCGACCATGGAAGAAATTTCGCGTCGCAGCGAAATCCCGGTCGAAGAAGTTCGCCGCGTGATGGACATCGGCCGTCATCCGGTCAGCCTGGATCGTCCAATCGGTGAAAGCGAAGACAGCTCGTTCGGCGAGTTCATCGAAGATGGTCACGAAGAGACCCCCATCCGCAAGGCTTCCAACGAAATCTTGCGAGATAAGATTGGCGGTCTGCTGAAGACGTTGACCTATCGCGAACGCGAAATCATCAAGTTGCGATATGGCTTGCAGGACGGTTACACCTACACGCTGGAAGAAGTCGGGCGTATTTTCAAGGTCACCCGCGAGCGTGTCCGTCAGATTGAAGCCAAGGCGGTTCGTAAGCTGCAACATCCAGTTCGCAGCCAGCAATTGGCCGGCTTCCTGCATACGGCCGATGCGGCTTAA
- a CDS encoding zinc ribbon domain-containing protein: MSERPYSEVLQELHRIHRQLSDLRSRLARCPIRVNAARNRVAAAEQTVAEVKESIQSTKMTADRKQLQLRESESKIEAIEGKLNAAKTNDEFQIFKEQIAAAQMANSVMSDEILEALEKVDQLEVKLAEAGKGVESAQADQAKIEAEVEQERTGLESEIARVLELLEGVEKDIPPEVRDDYKRVVKTRGEEALAAVVNNYCTQCNVQLRIQTVSDLKLGKPVFCSSCGAFLYIPGTE; encoded by the coding sequence ATGTCCGAGCGACCGTACAGCGAAGTTCTGCAGGAACTTCACCGAATCCATCGCCAATTGAGCGACCTGAGGAGTCGTCTGGCTCGATGTCCGATTCGCGTGAATGCTGCTCGTAATCGCGTCGCGGCTGCTGAGCAGACCGTCGCCGAGGTCAAAGAGTCGATTCAAAGCACCAAAATGACGGCAGATCGCAAGCAGCTTCAATTGCGTGAAAGCGAAAGCAAGATCGAGGCGATCGAGGGTAAGCTAAACGCGGCCAAGACGAACGACGAGTTCCAGATTTTCAAAGAACAGATCGCGGCGGCTCAGATGGCCAATAGTGTCATGTCCGACGAGATCCTCGAAGCTTTGGAAAAAGTCGATCAGTTGGAAGTCAAACTGGCCGAAGCGGGCAAGGGAGTCGAATCAGCCCAAGCAGATCAGGCGAAGATCGAAGCCGAAGTTGAGCAAGAACGAACTGGGCTGGAGTCGGAAATTGCACGCGTGCTGGAACTTCTTGAAGGGGTCGAGAAAGACATCCCGCCAGAAGTTCGAGACGACTACAAACGGGTCGTTAAAACCCGGGGCGAAGAAGCGTTGGCGGCGGTGGTCAATAACTACTGTACCCAGTGCAATGTCCAGCTGCGAATTCAAACGGTCAGCGACTTGAAGCTGGGTAAACCCGTGTTTTGTTCGTCGTGTGGGGCGTTTCTCTATATCCCTGGAACCGAGTGA
- the greA gene encoding transcription elongation factor GreA yields MADRMPMSRKGYEKLRAELHHLEEVEMPAITEKVANARAEGDLKENAEYHGSRETQGMIQAKINLLKSKLGKAHIIDPSSIDTSKVGFFATVTVRDVDMDEEEVYSLVGAGEEDFMNNKILIDSPMAQQLIGKKVGDVVDIPAPKGSYQLEVLKIEYKFDEE; encoded by the coding sequence ATGGCCGATCGAATGCCCATGTCCCGGAAGGGTTACGAAAAGCTGCGAGCCGAATTGCACCATTTGGAAGAGGTAGAAATGCCTGCCATCACCGAAAAGGTTGCTAACGCTCGCGCTGAAGGGGACCTTAAGGAAAATGCCGAGTACCACGGCTCGCGCGAGACGCAGGGGATGATCCAAGCCAAGATCAATCTCTTGAAGTCGAAGTTGGGCAAAGCACACATCATCGACCCTTCGTCGATCGATACTTCCAAGGTAGGCTTCTTTGCTACGGTTACCGTCCGCGACGTCGATATGGACGAGGAAGAAGTGTACTCGCTCGTCGGTGCTGGCGAAGAAGACTTCATGAACAACAAGATTCTCATCGACAGCCCGATGGCTCAACAACTGATTGGCAAGAAGGTCGGCGACGTGGTCGATATCCCTGCACCCAAGGGATCGTACCAACTGGAAGTGCTGAAGATCGAATACAAGTTCGACGAAGAATAA
- a CDS encoding PmoA family protein: MARRLLVLLLLLFTTNVGTADEKLPDAKPVPRMQVLPLPHDQVSVTRDGKELTRYHFAPDLERPFLYPIIGPSGRSLTRMGHPHDPNGHSHHNSVWVTHHDVNGVDFWADRSPGKIRHVRVGQFVDGDDQAVIRMHNIWIDTDSEKKLLDETRTMTVVPLEDDQWLLVIDLVLTAKNGSVTFGDTPFGPLGVRMAKTIGVHDGGGTIRNSEGQVDEKEVFRQPARWVDYSGPITNDAHEGITLMNHPDNPTFPSAFHVRNDGWMGATMSYQKPVHLKQGESITLRYGLFVHSGVPSAEKIEQAFAAFRELLLLPAQENRR, from the coding sequence ATGGCCCGCCGCCTGCTTGTCTTGTTGCTACTGCTGTTCACAACAAACGTTGGAACTGCCGACGAAAAGCTTCCGGACGCCAAGCCTGTCCCACGCATGCAGGTATTGCCTCTGCCGCACGATCAGGTTTCGGTCACCCGCGACGGTAAGGAGCTGACTCGCTATCACTTTGCACCAGATTTAGAGCGGCCATTTCTTTATCCGATCATCGGGCCATCGGGTCGAAGTCTCACGCGAATGGGACACCCGCACGATCCGAACGGGCACAGCCACCATAATTCTGTGTGGGTGACCCATCATGACGTGAATGGAGTCGACTTCTGGGCCGATCGTTCGCCTGGCAAAATCCGGCACGTTCGCGTGGGGCAGTTCGTCGACGGCGACGACCAGGCCGTCATTCGCATGCACAACATTTGGATCGATACCGACAGCGAAAAGAAACTGCTCGACGAAACTCGAACGATGACGGTCGTCCCGCTGGAAGATGATCAATGGCTGCTGGTGATCGATCTGGTGCTGACTGCTAAGAACGGATCGGTCACCTTTGGTGATACTCCGTTTGGGCCACTGGGCGTCCGAATGGCAAAGACCATTGGTGTACATGATGGCGGCGGAACAATTCGCAACAGTGAAGGGCAAGTCGACGAGAAAGAAGTGTTTCGTCAGCCGGCACGCTGGGTCGACTATTCAGGGCCGATCACGAACGATGCCCATGAAGGGATCACCCTGATGAACCATCCCGACAATCCGACATTCCCGAGTGCTTTTCACGTTCGCAACGATGGCTGGATGGGGGCAACGATGTCGTATCAGAAGCCTGTGCATCTAAAGCAGGGCGAGTCCATCACGCTACGATACGGCCTCTTTGTTCATTCAGGTGTCCCAAGTGCAGAAAAAATTGAGCAAGCTTTTGCCGCGTTCCGCGAATTGCTGTTATTGCCCGCCCAGGAGAATCGGCGATAA
- a CDS encoding efflux RND transporter permease subunit produces MKISAGAIDQPRFVIVCTMILMVAVVMVALNIPVQRTPAISKAVVLVAVPYPGAQPVEVEEQITSKIEDALQKLKNVDFIASTSMRGSSVTQIIFLDGVDPDQARGEVKDLVDEIRRDLPVAREVQPSVTDIDFENTPLMLVNMTAPKGFDEAALKTLAEEVQEELETIQGISNTQLFGGRERELHVNVNVDLAAEYGLTLGDFRRALANFHAEMPAGELDTGTFDFRVRNETQFRGVDDIRNAIISQVDGKVIKIGDVATVEDTYRRLKNVALLNGESCATIIVNKEADINTLAAAMSVKEKINELRPQYPNIKFRITRDTSAEISIMFRVLGSSFIFGAMLVLVILAWTMGLRISFLVLTAIPLSSAVGLIALYALGIPISNMVIFAFILVLGMVVDGAIIVAENIHRHIERGEDPVDAAKIGIEEVGTPVIMADLTTVAAFLPMLLVPGIMGDFMRVMPEVVSVSLLGSVLVDHFFIPVVAARWYGRRKASEVVPDKTVHEAIARDEDEAEIRIRPNLGLFTKFYIYILRWALQNRWAVSTCTVLALVWAGFMMVHVEKEFFPPSDRGQFEVKYELPLGSSIHQTIAAAEAIQQPLRELGARPNSELVNFVSALGSSEGLASRLENDPAVGPEFGTVMVELLSPLDRERHERVILAELREQFDQTVKQFPGMTYTIQEVEEGPPGGAKVAVRFTGDDLEQLGYVAEVTTDGMRQIDGAVDVKTDYRNLNPEIVVEPFPEVVGMYGMSEMQVAQAIQTAINGDTTIELNLGDEDVTLRLQAMSDYRASKEQLERIMLTSPTGKKAPIGQMARLDRATSLFAVNRYDRKRAVTAKCDVIENPDTDKIFSRLREDILPSLGFRPANETAVSFMDMAFIGTVGTPSEGLRAEFTGESEETAKNMNYLSASMIIAVILIFAILVYQFASFRQACIVMLTVPLSFVGVVAGMFISDFPFSLATFIGLVSLTGIVVNDAIVVVDFINQGRKRGLKVRDAIIEAGINRLRPVMLTTATTIGGLLPLFLNLSGGAEFWQPLTGAVIFGLAFATILTLLVIPVAYSLAYFNADKKAAATA; encoded by the coding sequence TTGAAGAACGTTGACTTCATCGCTTCGACCAGCATGCGAGGTTCAAGCGTCACCCAGATCATCTTCCTCGATGGGGTCGATCCCGACCAGGCACGCGGCGAAGTGAAGGACCTGGTCGACGAGATCCGGCGTGACTTGCCGGTCGCTCGTGAAGTCCAACCTTCGGTTACAGACATCGACTTTGAAAACACACCGCTGATGCTGGTCAACATGACCGCCCCCAAGGGCTTCGATGAAGCGGCGTTAAAGACACTGGCGGAAGAGGTTCAGGAAGAACTCGAAACCATCCAGGGTATTTCCAATACGCAGTTATTCGGTGGTCGCGAACGTGAACTGCACGTCAACGTTAATGTCGATCTTGCAGCCGAGTATGGCTTAACTCTGGGTGACTTTCGCCGTGCTTTGGCCAATTTCCACGCCGAGATGCCTGCCGGTGAACTCGACACGGGCACATTCGATTTCCGTGTCCGTAACGAAACTCAGTTCCGTGGCGTTGACGACATCCGCAATGCAATCATCAGTCAGGTGGATGGCAAGGTCATCAAGATCGGCGACGTCGCCACCGTTGAAGACACCTACCGCCGGCTTAAGAATGTCGCCCTGCTCAATGGCGAGTCTTGCGCGACGATCATCGTCAACAAAGAGGCTGACATCAACACGCTCGCGGCAGCGATGTCCGTGAAGGAGAAAATCAACGAACTCCGTCCGCAGTACCCCAATATCAAGTTCCGCATTACCCGCGACACGTCGGCTGAAATCTCAATCATGTTCCGCGTGCTGGGTTCAAGCTTCATCTTCGGCGCCATGCTCGTGTTGGTGATCCTGGCCTGGACGATGGGGCTGCGGATATCCTTCCTCGTGCTGACAGCCATTCCGCTTAGTTCGGCGGTTGGCTTGATCGCTCTGTACGCGTTGGGCATTCCGATCTCTAACATGGTGATCTTTGCCTTCATTCTTGTGCTGGGCATGGTGGTGGATGGAGCGATTATCGTTGCCGAAAACATCCACCGTCATATCGAACGCGGTGAAGATCCCGTCGACGCCGCCAAGATCGGCATCGAAGAAGTTGGCACGCCTGTGATCATGGCTGACCTGACGACTGTGGCGGCGTTTTTGCCGATGCTGCTGGTCCCCGGCATTATGGGCGACTTCATGCGAGTGATGCCGGAAGTGGTCAGCGTGTCTCTTCTAGGCAGTGTACTGGTCGATCACTTCTTTATTCCTGTGGTTGCTGCCCGCTGGTATGGTCGCCGCAAGGCCAGCGAAGTGGTACCAGACAAGACTGTCCACGAGGCGATCGCAAGGGATGAAGACGAAGCGGAGATTCGCATTCGCCCGAACTTGGGCCTGTTCACCAAGTTCTACATCTACATCCTTCGCTGGGCTCTGCAAAATCGCTGGGCGGTCAGCACCTGTACGGTCCTCGCGCTGGTCTGGGCTGGCTTCATGATGGTCCATGTCGAGAAAGAGTTCTTCCCACCTAGCGACCGCGGACAATTCGAGGTGAAGTACGAACTGCCGCTGGGTAGCAGCATCCATCAGACGATCGCTGCGGCAGAAGCCATTCAGCAACCTTTACGTGAACTCGGTGCACGTCCCAATAGTGAGTTAGTCAACTTCGTTTCGGCTCTAGGGTCATCCGAAGGACTTGCGAGTCGTTTGGAGAATGACCCTGCGGTCGGACCAGAGTTTGGCACCGTGATGGTCGAACTGCTCTCGCCGTTAGATCGCGAGCGGCACGAGCGTGTCATCTTGGCCGAACTTCGCGAACAGTTTGATCAAACAGTCAAACAGTTTCCTGGCATGACCTACACCATTCAGGAAGTGGAAGAAGGCCCGCCTGGCGGTGCGAAGGTAGCTGTACGTTTCACCGGCGATGACTTGGAACAACTGGGCTACGTTGCTGAAGTCACGACCGATGGGATGCGTCAGATCGATGGTGCCGTCGACGTGAAGACCGACTATCGAAACTTGAACCCGGAAATCGTCGTCGAGCCCTTTCCCGAAGTCGTCGGCATGTACGGCATGTCCGAGATGCAGGTCGCCCAGGCGATTCAAACCGCCATCAATGGTGACACCACAATCGAACTCAACCTTGGCGATGAAGATGTCACGCTACGTCTGCAGGCCATGAGTGATTATCGGGCCTCGAAGGAACAGCTCGAACGAATCATGCTCACCAGTCCCACCGGGAAAAAGGCCCCCATCGGCCAGATGGCCAGACTGGATCGCGCGACAAGCCTATTCGCCGTGAATCGCTACGACCGCAAGCGTGCGGTTACTGCCAAGTGTGACGTCATCGAGAATCCTGATACCGACAAAATCTTTTCCCGACTACGAGAAGATATTCTCCCGTCACTGGGTTTCCGCCCGGCGAATGAAACGGCCGTGAGCTTTATGGACATGGCATTCATCGGAACAGTCGGGACACCGTCCGAGGGCCTGCGAGCCGAATTCACGGGTGAGAGCGAAGAGACCGCCAAGAATATGAACTATTTGAGCGCGTCGATGATCATCGCAGTGATTCTCATCTTTGCGATCCTGGTATATCAGTTCGCTAGTTTCCGCCAGGCATGCATCGTGATGCTGACGGTACCTCTCAGCTTTGTCGGCGTGGTTGCCGGCATGTTCATCAGCGATTTCCCGTTCAGCCTGGCGACATTCATTGGGCTGGTCAGCCTGACCGGTATCGTGGTGAATGATGCGATCGTGGTGGTCGACTTTATTAACCAAGGCCGCAAGCGAGGACTAAAGGTTCGCGATGCGATCATCGAAGCAGGCATCAACCGACTTCGCCCGGTGATGCTGACTACCGCCACGACGATTGGCGGTTTGCTGCCGCTGTTTTTGAATCTCAGCGGCGGGGCCGAATTCTGGCAACCGCTAACGGGTGCGGTAATCTTCGGCCTGGCCTTTGCGACGATCCTGACCCTGCTGGTCATTCCCGTCGCATATAGCCTGGCCTATTTCAATGCCGATAAGAAAGCGGCTGCTACGGCGTAA